In Tachypleus tridentatus isolate NWPU-2018 chromosome 7, ASM421037v1, whole genome shotgun sequence, a genomic segment contains:
- the LOC143257924 gene encoding uncharacterized protein LOC143257924 isoform X4: MVSICSYVSPEMCSDFRIQSLPVGVFLDCSASRSFQTATFTCEVCNKTFTRRSDMKRHKNNHSRVRMHFYCHVCSKFFMWKRTLRRHVKFHCQNP, encoded by the coding sequence AAATGTGCTCAGATTTTAGAATACAAAGCCTTCCTGTTGGAGTGTTTCTTGACTGTAGTGCATCTCGTAGTTTTCAAACTGCCACGTTTACGTGCgaagtatgtaataaaactttcacCAGAAGAAGTGACATGAAACGTCACAAAAACAATCATTCACGTGTTAGGATGCATTTCTACTGCCACGTGTGTTCGAAGTTCTTCATGTGGAAGAGGACTTTACGACGACACGTGAAATTTCATTGCCAGAATCCATAA